CATTCAACCCGTGCTCCTTCGCCAGCCGCCTCGGAACACCGTCGTCAATGACCAGGGTGCACACGCTGACCATTCCGAGAGCCAGCACTCCGCACTCGCCTCGATTCCTACCTCCGGGCCCGACGAGGTGCCGTTCAAACATCGCAAACGCCCTGAGGAAGTCAACGCCTACACGCCTGTCAACATGAATCCACTCCGCCTTGAGCAGCTGCCCCAGCGCGGGCTCGCTGGCGCTCTGGCGCCGGATCTACTCGTCGACGCTCTCCGGTATGACCACACGGCCGTCTCGGGTGACAAACTTCAACACTCCAAGCCAGCCCTCCATGGCGAAATGCCGCAGCGGTCCGGTATCGAAGACGTAGACCGGCGCCGCATCGCTCAAGACACGTACTCCCATATCTCGCCTGCCTCGCGCATCCGCGGTCGCGGCAGTTCTTCTTCATCAACCAGGTGCCACAGCAATTCTGCCGCTCGGGCAGCGCTCAAGCGCTCATCACGCACGAGGTCGATCACGGCACGTTGGAAAGCCCGAGGCTGTGTCACTCCGGTCATTTCATCTGCATCCGGATGGAGATCCAACTCGATAATGTCAGTGCGGGTTGTTCGCACCATACGAACCTGCCCCGCATCCGACGGATTAACCACCCCGAGGTCGACCAGACGACGAGCCAACGTGGACATGTCCACTCGGTAGTCACTGCCAACTATTACCGCCGCCGCCCGCAACCCGGAGTGCTCACGCAGCTTGTGCCATTGTTCGGCGACGGCATTCCGAGGAAGGAGGAGCGCGCGAGCGAAGTAATCGATCTTAGATTCCAAGGACTCATCCGGCTCGGCGATTCGCCAGTCCACCGTGTAGGCATCACGCACGAGGAAATGCCCGAACTCGTGTGCGGCCGCAAGACGCCGCCGCCCAACCTTGCCGGTGCTGTTGACCAGGGATACGCCCAGACGGTCGATAAGCACCGTTCCGGCGTCCGCGGTGTCTGGGCCGAGTGGCTTGGTGAAGACCAGAAGGCCTGCTGCTGCCAAGCGATCAACCAGACCGGTTACCGCGTCGTCTTGCTCACAGTGGATAAGCACACGCGCCTGCTCAGCCATTGCCTCGGCCTCTTCGTCCGAGGCGGGCCGATCCCACGCGCGTGCAGGTGGCACAGCTTCGACAGCACGCAGAGAGTCGACGAAGCGGACTTCCTCGGCAATCTCCGCGAGTACCGCGTCAATCTGCGAATCTACGACGTCCAGGCCCTGCGCGGACCGATGCGCGACCACTGCCGAGAGCGGCTCCTCAAAAAAGGCGACCATGCGCACCCTGAGCGCATCTGCCACATCGGACAACTCAATCGCGGATATCTTCCGGTTGCCCGATTCGATCTTATTCACCGCGGTCCGGTCCAGACCGACTCGTTCAGCGAGCATCTGCTGGCTCATGCCGACACGCTGTCGCGCCTCGCGAATGCGGGCACCGAGGGACTGCGCCGTCATCTCACCCATACGTGCGATTTTGGCACAGCCTGCGCTCGGGACGCAAGGGACGCAATTCCAGCGCTCACTGTCAGAGTCTGACTCCCGACCAGCCGCCCTCACCTGTCGCGCGCACCCGCCAGGTGCGCCACCACGCCGCCGATGAAGGCGTCTCCCAGGCCGATCGTGGTCGGGGAGTCGGTGTGCACATCGAAACCGGGTGCGATCAGCACGCCCACTCCGGCCGTTTCGGGGGCGGCGGCCAGGTGCGTCCCGATCTCATCCCGCGGCGCCCGCGCCACCGCCGCGCGCTCCTCCGCCCCGTAGTTATCCCCGTGCAGGAAGCGGGTAGACGCCATAAGACAACCCGCCTCGGCGGCCTCGCGCAGCAGTGCCGCCCGCTCCCCCACCACCGCGGCGTAACGGCTGGTGTGCACCAGCACCGCACGCATCCCGAGCCGCCGACGCAGGTCGGTCATCATGGTGGCCACCTGCCCCGCGTCCCCCAGATCGACGGCGCGGCCCAGGTAGCGGAGCGCCTCGTCCTCGTTGAGGGAGTGCAGATGAACCAGGCGCGGGATCACCTCCAGGACCACCTCGCGCATGGCGTCGTCGTGGAAGCCC
This genomic stretch from Actinomyces qiguomingii harbors:
- a CDS encoding helix-turn-helix domain-containing protein, with the translated sequence MGEMTAQSLGARIREARQRVGMSQQMLAERVGLDRTAVNKIESGNRKISAIELSDVADALRVRMVAFFEEPLSAVVAHRSAQGLDVVDSQIDAVLAEIAEEVRFVDSLRAVEAVPPARAWDRPASDEEAEAMAEQARVLIHCEQDDAVTGLVDRLAAAGLLVFTKPLGPDTADAGTVLIDRLGVSLVNSTGKVGRRRLAAAHEFGHFLVRDAYTVDWRIAEPDESLESKIDYFARALLLPRNAVAEQWHKLREHSGLRAAAVIVGSDYRVDMSTLARRLVDLGVVNPSDAGQVRMVRTTRTDIIELDLHPDADEMTGVTQPRAFQRAVIDLVRDERLSAARAAELLWHLVDEEELPRPRMREAGEIWEYVS